The Zea mays cultivar B73 chromosome 7, Zm-B73-REFERENCE-NAM-5.0, whole genome shotgun sequence DNA segment CAAGTCGATCTAAGTTTGTCTTAGGTTTTTCAACCATCAATATATAAGTTGTTTGACAAAACAAGATGACATTTCAAGATCATTATAAAAAATACTTCCATAATATACAACCGCTTTTATTAAGATAATATATGCTTATTAAATATTACTACTCAAAATAAAATTTACAAAAGCATGACTTTAGGAAAAATCTAGATGGGTTTATTTTTTCCGGGAAGTACATTATGGGTGTGATTACTTGATTTAATTCAGTCAGACAGGTTATAGATGGCCTGGTTTAATATATATACAGTTCAATGCTTGATTACTTGGTTTAATTCAGCCTGGCTACTGTGAGACAGTGTTTGGTTGCTTGTATCAAAACGTGTTTGGTTGCTTGTATCAAAACATGTACCAAACAAGAATTCACAAATAAATCTTCAAATTTTATGTAACATATATGGTCTAGTTTTAAcgaaaatataaatataaaatcGGTTCAATAATTAAATCTTTTATATTTAATTAGAAAATATAATTATAAAACAAACTAAACAATCTTTTCGTGGATCGTGCCGCTGCACCCACCATCCTGGCCGAGCGTtgaggctatccgcaaccgttacccctaaatttttccccctatatcacttttttctCCTATTTTCCCCCATATTTttccatctcccgcagcggttccccctaaatactccctctataccccactaccactataaaatattattttctataccaactatcaattttttatctactaacaattactcgtggacccacaacacagtgtttagggtgatgaacagtgacacgctaaatctggggggagagagaaggagaccgacacgtagggggcgctgtagggggcaccgctACGGCCATAGGGTGCCCCTACAGCCgacatgcaaggggagggggagtGGTAGGGTCGACCGCTGCGGTCAGTCTGAAGCTCAAGCTGGGCTTGCTAGCCAGCCTGGTTCAGGCCCCGTAATTGGATATGTCAACCAAACTAACTAACTAACTGTGCTTTTAGGACTCCAGCCACCAACCAAACACGCTCTATAAGTCCGTAAAAGTGCTAGATTTGTAACATACAACATCTTCAGCAGGAAACATCCAATGCCTTTTGCCATACAGAATGAATGTCATTGGACTACAGCTAGCATCGACCAAACATCAATCAACTGTGATTGCATGTTGACACCAAGCAAAAGCAACATATCAGTAAAAGTGAACATCAACGACATATAATTTGACTTCAATGCttataaattaaaatattaaTCACTGAAATATTCATCTCTAATGGTGAAGTAAAAAAGATGTGAGAGAATGACCGAGAGCAATTCAGAAAAAGATGCGAACCAAGTCCTTTTAAAAAAAAAGTGACACTGAACTACCTGTGTATTAGGAGATACATTATTTTCAGCTTAACTCTAATATTATTTACATCTCATGTAGGCTCTTCCCAAACTTATACAGCAGAGCTGAAGACAAGAAATGACCGTGACCGTGAAGACATAATGATAACATCCTAGTTTACATTTACACTATTCTGCACTCTATGCCATGTATACAGTTCCAGTAAAACCGCCGGTAACTACATAAGGGGAAGCACCTTGTAGTTCATACTTGATTCAGCTCACCATCTCTGAAGAACACTAAGTCTTGCGCTCAACCAATTGATGATATCATTTGCGATATCATCCCTTTCAGGTTCAAAGAGGAGATCATGTAAATACCCATCATATAATTTTATTGATTTATTTGTTGACATTGATGTTTGGTATAATCGCTCGGATGCTCTTGGATCAGTTATTGTGTCAGCTGTACCATGTAGAACAAGAAAAGGGACAGTAACTCTGCTCAAGTTTCTTTGCAGAAATGATGATATCCGGAGGATTTCATTGCCAGTTCTGACTCTAATTGGTCCAGTATACACCAGGGGATCTGAATATTTCATCTTCAGAGCCTCTGGATCGCGGGAAACAGGAGGTCCTCTCTTATGCAAAGCACTGACACGGTATTTTGGAGCTAACATGGAGAATATTGGTGCAACAACCTGATGTTTGAGAAATGACAAAACATAAGCATTTCAGAGTCCAACAATAAGAAAAGGCCCCACTGAAGTTCCTGTTACAGTCGCTAATAACCACATCATCCAGATCAAAACATAAAAATGACCTAAAGAAGAACATTAAATGAATGGGTTCTGTGCTGCAGTCAAACAGCCATTCTTGTGTAAGAACTAACACAAAATGGTTTCTTGATCCTATAGAAACAGGCATGGTAATGAATCATTGGAAATTCAATTCTGCCTTGGATTGCCAGGTAAAAAGGCCTGTTTATTTCATTTCAACATTAAAGTAAAGAACAAATTGAACATGCAAGACAATCTCCCTCATGTACTCGTGTAGAAGGATGTCGTCACACAAAACAAGGATATAGTTTCGTTGAAGAGAAACATCTATTGCTTACTTTGATGATTGGATGAGATGGTTGAACATGAATAGCTGGCGACGTTAAGACCACACCTTCTACATGAAGTTCTACAGAAGGATCCAGCGCGGCCTTTGGACATTCATGCAAACAGGAAAAATAATTGAAATTCCAATCCTGCTTATGTGACTTACGGTCTTACTGAAAAGGTCAATTAAGTCAAACATTATTGCTTTACCTTCAAAACAATAGCTCCACCTGTGGAGTGCCCAAATAAGAAGCACGGCAAACCATGGTTTTCCTCCAATACAACATCCTCCAGAAATTCTTTCTGCACAGGAAGGAACTTCAAAAATAGATTGAGAAAATACTGCAAGAAAAAAAAACTGCAACTTGAAATTTATATCTGTGCACAATTCTGTATGTACGAAACAGTACCAAGTCACCAACAGCATGATCAAGTGACGAAACATATCCATGAACTCCATCACTTCCACCATGTCCTTCGGAGACAAAATACAAGAAGATGAAAATCAAACAACTGCCAGATACGCATAACAAGAGAAGAAATGAAAGTAAAAAAATCAGTTCCATGCCATAGCATAGAAGAGAAAGGACTAGTTAAGAGTAGCACATGCAACATTGAGTCAATAAAAAGGTCCAAGATCTGCTAAATATGAAAACCTTCTGATCACTGCACTTGTATCATTATATCATTTATAGCAGATATTCAGAATAAAGTCCAAGTCAGACTCAATCTGGCCCAACAGCTCTGTTTAGTCAAAATAAAGTATAAGAAACATTTGGAGAGGCTTTCATTGAGACATCCTACCACAATGTGACATGCAGAATTAAACAGAGGTAGCGACCTCATGATACTGAAGCTCACTGCAGTAACTTGAAAGGGAATGATGGACTAGTCTTTAGCCATCTAAATTATGAATATATCACTGGAACATTTGTGGTGTTGTGGACCGAATAATCCCTTTCAAGAGTAAGACCATCTAAAGTTCATAATATAATAGTTTTATTTCTAGACTGAAGATCTTAAAATCAAGCATCTTATATTGTCTTAGAGGCAATTGATTTACATGGTCTTAGTGAGACCACTCAAAGCAATACACAGATTGCACCAAACTAACACTTGAGCACTAATATGTGACAGTAACTCACCAATCCAGTCCATGGCATAAACTTTAAGCCCTTGATCATTCAACAGTTTTGCGAAATGGCTGTACCTTCCACTGTAAATCAATGCTGTCAGCAAAAGCCACTATGTAAAACAATCATGGAATACATTACAGCATATGTTCTGTACCTATGCTCATTTAGACCATGCAACAGTATAACAACGCCCCTGCATATTTGAGAAGCATGAAAAAGTAAAAGACAAGTTAATTACTAGAATGAAATGAAAAAATGAGGCTTTCAAGGTACTAGTGTATCATCTCATGGATTAAACTGGTAACCATTTCATCATTCATGTACAGTTCAAGATAATATGCCTCCTGTAGGTTGAAGGTTTCCAAAACATATAACACATGTAGGTCTTGATATCTAGAACATGCATACGTGTAGGCAACATGGCCTTGGTATTTGTAAATCAAGTCTACTTTGCTAGTGCATTCTTGTATCCATATCATCACTTGAAAAGGTACCAACAATGCACAATTCAAAGAAGAGCTGATACTAATCAAATCATCTAGGAAACTAGGATTCTTTCGATCATTACCAAATACCAATACAAACATGCAAAGAAATCTTCTAACCATTAGGTGTGAAGTGGGTCCAATAGAATACAGTCCCCAACAACATTTCCTTGTAGTAACCCCACTTTTGCATGATCTAATCCTAAAGAAGCTCCAGAAGAGACATGCAAGCTTCCGGCCCCAGTAGAACATAACATCGACATGTTTTCCAATCCCCTTCACTACAAGACAAACTGATTCCCCTAATGCAAACAGCAACAacaaaaaacaaaaggattttaaTCATGCACCTGCTCGATGCTACAAACACGGCA contains these protein-coding regions:
- the LOC103632711 gene encoding monoacylglycerol lipase; amino-acid sequence: MWAPPAASPTGAFPSLRPSRTAVVRVLVTLPAAARPQDQPRRRLCLAVPRPAPEMASAAAEGEGEEEDVVVVEGDTGKKTAVEMDATVRRELAIRRLREEAEEEANEAGTRRRSSRRDFAVFETARGDALFTQSWTPAADDRLKGVVILLHGLNEHSGRYSHFAKLLNDQGLKVYAMDWIGHGGSDGVHGYVSSLDHAVGDLKEFLEDVVLEENHGLPCFLFGHSTGGAIVLKAALDPSVELHVEGVVLTSPAIHVQPSHPIIKVVAPIFSMLAPKYRVSALHKRGPPVSRDPEALKMKYSDPLVYTGPIRVRTGNEILRISSFLQRNLSRVTVPFLVLHGTADTITDPRASERLYQTSMSTNKSIKLYDGYLHDLLFEPERDDIANDIINWLSARLSVLQRW